CCTTGGATATGGACGAGATATCCAGCAAAATCATCGATTGCTTTGAGTTTTATAACAATTGGGAAAGTATGGTTTTTGAGAGCGCGCAGCTGGAGCATCCCGAGCAGCGCATAGTGGACGCCTGCAACAACCTGATTGGCCCGATATTAATTGTAGACCTGAAGCTGAATCTCATTGCATATTCCAAAAACTATAAACCCGGTGAAATCAACCAGTTTTGGGACGAGTATATCAAATTGAACAAGTCCTCCCTAAAATCCATACACATGATGAATTCCAGCAATTCCATAAAGCTGATTCCCGTTCGGCATAATCGACTCGTATATGAGGAACCCGTGGCTGCGCCTTACTCCTACGGAATCATGGTCAGCTACTGCGATAAAGACGACAACCTGATTGGGCAATGCGTGTTATGCATGAATCACCCGATCACGCCGCGTGAACTATGCCTGGCCAAAACGATCGAAGCTGCGCTTGCCTCGATCGCTCAGAACACGACTGGCAGCACTTTCATTAATTTCGCACAGTCGATCGTATTCGAAGCCTTGTCCTCAGGGAGCCTGGCGGAATACAACCAAAAAAAGCTCATTGCACTGATGGATTGGGATGAGGATGTCTCTTATCAGGTGACCGTTTGCAAAATAAACGGAGCGCCAACGAACGGCAACCTTATGATGTATCTCAGTGGCCTGAGCGAGTGCTTTAAAAAGACGATCGGTCTTATTTTTCAGGAACAGCTCGTTTTCTGTCATCAGGCGGACGCATTTGCAGAGGACCAGCTGTTATCGACAATTCCGAGTGTGATCCCGTTATTTGTAGGTGTGAGTGCCCAATTTGTCAATCTTGGAGAGGTGGCGATTTACCATAGGCAGGCGTCAATCGCGGTAAAACGAGGAATTGAACAAAACAAAAGCTTGACACACTTTCGCGACTGCGCGATCGATGTGCTCGTTTTCGAACCGGACAGGGATTTCTGCCGCCATTGCGTCCATCCTGGAGTCCGGTACCTAAAGGATTACGACGACGAATATGGGACGTCGTATAGCCTGACGCTGCGCAACTACCTGCAGTCTGAGCGCAGTTATTTATTGACGGCTCAGCAGCTGTTTATCCACCGCAACACTGCTGTATACCGCCTTGAAAAAATCAATGAATTGTACCGTTTTAATCTGGATGACCCAGAGGAACGGGAGCATATTCTGTTCTCCTTTCGCTTGCTTGGATGCTAACGGATGATTTTGCTACGGTCGGAGACTGCGCACAGGCTCGCAATCCCGTGTTCGCAACTGGGAAGGTTTCCTCGTTGCGTTGCATCTGTAATCTTCTGACTTTTGCAAAGCGAGGACAGTCAGAGTGACCGTCCTGGCTTATTTGCATATTAAACACAATTGTGATGGAATCTCCGAAAACAGGAATTATCAGACGGCAAAATCACCGAAGAAGAATATGCCGAGTGGAAATTCAACTGGTCTGACACCGCTGATGATTGCTGCAAATTCCAGCCCAAGAAAAATTGGAGAAGAACATAAAAACGTCCTCTGAAAACTCGTCGTTTCCAGAGGACGTTTTATCCTTCTGTAATTTGTAGGTGGTTACGAAGTTAGTATCAAATCAGCATCAACACTGATTTCACCCCTTTAAAATAATCAGTATTCTCAAGGCTTCCTGGACTTCGCGCCATTATTCCCACTCAATCGTTCCGGGGGGTTTAGAGGTAATGTCATAAACCACGCGGTTCACACCGTGGACTTCATTGACGATCCTGTTCGAGATGACTTCGAGCAGTTCGTACGGCAGCTTTGCCCAGTCGGCCGTCATCGCATCGTCACTCGTGACCGCCCTTAAGACGATGGGATAACCGTACGTGCGTCCATCTCCCATCACGCCGACACTGCGGATAGAGGGCAACACCGCAAAGTATTGCCATACCTCCATGTGGAGTCCGGCTTTAATAATCTCTTCCCTGACAATTGCATCCGCTTCTCTTAAATGATCCAGCTTTTCCGGCGTGATTTCGCCGATGATACGGATTGCAAGCCCCGGGCCTGGGAATGGCTGGCGCCAGACAATCTCTTCCGGCAAGCCAAGTTCCAGTCCGACTTCCCGGACTTCATCCTTAAAAAGCATCCGTAAAGGTTCGATCAGTTCGAACTGCATATCTTCAGGCAGCCCGCCAACATTGTGGTGCGTTTTAATGGTTTCAGCCGTTTCGGTGCCGCTTTCTACAATATCCGGATAAAGCGTACCCTGTACCAGAAAATCAATCTGGCCTAACTTACGGGCTTCATCTTCGAACAGCCTGATAAATTCATTGCCAATCCGTTTGCGTTTTTCTTCCGGTTCGGAAATTCCTTTCACCTTAGCCATAAAACGTTCCGAAGCATCGACGAAATCCAGATTCAGGTGAAACTTTCCAATAAACGTATCCTTGACCTGCTCCGATTCATTCTTGCGCATAAATCCATGATCGACATAAATACAGGTTAGCTGATCCCCGATCGCTCTATGAACAAGCACTGCGGCAACAGAAGAATCGACCCCGCCGCTTAACGCGCATAAGACCTTTTTATCTCCGACTCTCTTCCTGATCTCCTGTACCTGGGATTCAATAAAGGATTCCATGGTCCAGTTGCCCTGGCAGCTGCATACCCTGTATAGAAAGTTCTCAAGCATTGCCTGTCCTTCCGGGGTATGTTTGACTTCGGGATGAAATTGGACGCCGTAAAAGTTCTTTTCCGGACAGTAGATTCCCGCAACCGGTGTATTGGCGGTAAAGGCAGCCCGGATGAAACCGGCAGGCAGTTCCAGCACTGAGTCCCCATGACTCATCCAACACTGACGAGCACCTTTGAGTCCGTGCCAGACCCCTTCATTATATTCAATCGTGATCTCTGTTTTCCCATATTCATGGGCTTGCGGTCTCTCCACACGTCCGCCTAGCTGTACGGTCATCAGCTGCATACCATAACAGATTCCGAGGATCGGTACCCCCAGTTCATAGATTGCCGGGTCAATGAAAGGCGCGCCCTCCTGATTGACACTAGCGGGACCTCCCGAGAAAATGATTCCTTTCGGGGCCATGGCTTTAATCTTCTCTACAGGGGTCTTATATGAAATCATCTCTGAATATACTTTTGCTTCTCTGACCCGGCGCGCAATCAGCTGATTATACTGTCCACCAAAGTCAAGAACCAACACCAGTTCACGTTCCACTTGCATCATCCTTTCAACATTTCAACATTTCAGTACTGAGACTTATGATATGATTTTTCTTAACTGGCAGTAAAATGGAGTAATCTCTTTTGATTTTATTTCTCATAAACCTCGGGCTTCAAAACGCCAATATACGTGAGGTTCCTGTACATTTCGTCATAATCAAGCCCATAGCCGACTGCAAACTCATTTGGTATCACAAAGCCATTGTAATCAGGCTGAATATCGACCTGTCTCCGCTCCGGCTTGTCCAGAAGCGTGACAATCTTCAGGCTTAAGGGTTGTCTCCTGAGAAGGTTTTCCTTCAAGTATTTCAGCGTAAGCCCTGTATCAACAATATCCTCAACAATCAGGACGTGTTTGTCTTCGACACTGGTTTCCAGATCCTTCAGTAGTCTGACGGCTCCTGAAGAACGGTTGGAGCTCCCATAGCTTGAAACGGCCATAAAATCATATCTCAACGGAATTCTTATTTGCCGGATCAAATCTGCAAAAAAAGGCACAGCCCCTTTAAAAATACCAATGGTCAGAAGATCCTTGCCAAAATATTCGTTGGTAATCTGTTCACCCAGTTCGGCCACCCTTTTTTTTAGCTGTTCCTCGGTTATCAGCACCTTCGCAATCTTTCTTTCCATTCCTACCACTCCATTAAGCTATTACCACTGAATTATATCACAAGTTGAACAGGATAAAAAAGAAGATACTGCAAAAACTGCATTCGAACAGCGTTTTTGCAGTACCTTCTTTTATGAAGCCAGACATTTACTCTGCCGTTTCAGGCGGCTGGATTGAAATCTTTCTTCCGATATCCTTAAATTCCAGGATCAGGGTCATCGGTTCTCCGGTTTCTTTGTTTTGCGCTCTCACTTCAACCTGCGTTACAGTTTTGGTGCTTCTGGTGATATAGAGCGTGTACTCAAAACCGGTCCATAGAGTTTCCATCATCTGATTCTGTACACTTGGTTTTAGCGTGCATACCCAGCATTTCTTGCTGTTTAGTTCTTTCTCTCCTTTAAGCATCACCTCACCGATCTCTTTCAACTGCAGACTGGCCAAAGGGTTAAGCTCCACCAGAAAGACTTTTTGGGCAACTGATACATCGCTGAATTTTACCCACGCTTTGCTGAAAGGGTCCTTGTTGTAGAGAACATCACCCACCTTAATCATCTCAACTTTGCTTCCCGCCAGCTGACCCTGAATCTGAATGTTTTCACCGCTCTTATAGCCGGTAATCCTCGTCAGTAACCGCGCTTTGCCATCCACTGTCTGCTGCTGCGTTAAAGCATAAGAAAATGAATTGGCTTTGTTCAGGTTTTCCAGGCCCAAGATAACCAGCTGCTGCGGATCGGGCTGACGCATTATGGTAATCATTCCTCCAATGACGAACAAAAAAATGATGATGGAACCGACAATGATTTTCTTTTTCATACCTTGCCCTCCTGGCGGAGTTCTTACTTAATATTATGACCGGCTAAATCAAGGTATTACTGGTAATTCCTGTTTGGGCTGAATTATCGATTATACGATTGCCTATTGGCAAATCCGAAATCAATGGATCAAAAGCCGGGAGTCGCCATATCCACACCGGAAATTCGATGTCGGTGGCCGTTGTCTACGGTCGTGTAGAAATCCCAATTATGCGCATGCCATCCATTCTTCAGCGGAATTGAAGGGCTCGAAACAGCTTTGTAGTAATGCGTATGTCCATGCTCATACAAAACGAAATTTTCTGAATGATGAACATGACTATCACCGGTTGAAATAGCTATTCCCGAAATATCCAAGCATTGATGAGAATGCCCGTAATCGCAGGATGTATGCGTTGAACTTCCATGATTATGGTTTGGCGGGCTTTTCGCAGTTTGCACCATAAAAGATAACCTCCTCTTTCTATAAAATATTTTCAGAGGAGATTTTTTGAGCATATTCTATTCTTCCATCTTTAACCAAATAAGTATTTAAGGTGCCATCCCGCTTTTTATATGACTAAATTAGTAGGCCAAGTTCCTCTGCAAAGTTTTTTTGCGAGGAAAGATATTTGGCCATTCCTAACCTGTCCCCGAAAACAACGGAGATACCCAAAGACGTTCACCGAACTCTCTAAAAAGACCATCCATCTCGGACAGTCTACTTAATTCTTAAGACAAACATTTTAAGTCTAAACTTGTATAACTAGCATATATACTACTACAAATATATTTAGAATAATAAATTTCCAAAGGTAAAGCAACCAATTCTTCTTGAGAGGAGGAATTGGACTATGACAAAACTCTATCAGACAATGATGATCATTTTTGGTTCCTGTTCCCTTCTTGTAAGCCTGATCGCTTT
This genomic stretch from Dehalobacter restrictus DSM 9455 harbors:
- a CDS encoding helix-turn-helix domain-containing protein codes for the protein MKLNIWMLAQWLKEYDPILTMTGGADEIEGMQFLSSFSPKGRRHIYIGRAKDFLSGNTSEEVLLTHGNDVISLRSLDMDEISSKIIDCFEFYNNWESMVFESAQLEHPEQRIVDACNNLIGPILIVDLKLNLIAYSKNYKPGEINQFWDEYIKLNKSSLKSIHMMNSSNSIKLIPVRHNRLVYEEPVAAPYSYGIMVSYCDKDDNLIGQCVLCMNHPITPRELCLAKTIEAALASIAQNTTGSTFINFAQSIVFEALSSGSLAEYNQKKLIALMDWDEDVSYQVTVCKINGAPTNGNLMMYLSGLSECFKKTIGLIFQEQLVFCHQADAFAEDQLLSTIPSVIPLFVGVSAQFVNLGEVAIYHRQASIAVKRGIEQNKSLTHFRDCAIDVLVFEPDRDFCRHCVHPGVRYLKDYDDEYGTSYSLTLRNYLQSERSYLLTAQQLFIHRNTAVYRLEKINELYRFNLDDPEEREHILFSFRLLGC
- the hpt gene encoding hypoxanthine phosphoribosyltransferase, with the protein product MERKIAKVLITEEQLKKRVAELGEQITNEYFGKDLLTIGIFKGAVPFFADLIRQIRIPLRYDFMAVSSYGSSNRSSGAVRLLKDLETSVEDKHVLIVEDIVDTGLTLKYLKENLLRRQPLSLKIVTLLDKPERRQVDIQPDYNGFVIPNEFAVGYGLDYDEMYRNLTYIGVLKPEVYEK
- the guaA gene encoding glutamine-hydrolyzing GMP synthase, which codes for MERELVLVLDFGGQYNQLIARRVREAKVYSEMISYKTPVEKIKAMAPKGIIFSGGPASVNQEGAPFIDPAIYELGVPILGICYGMQLMTVQLGGRVERPQAHEYGKTEITIEYNEGVWHGLKGARQCWMSHGDSVLELPAGFIRAAFTANTPVAGIYCPEKNFYGVQFHPEVKHTPEGQAMLENFLYRVCSCQGNWTMESFIESQVQEIRKRVGDKKVLCALSGGVDSSVAAVLVHRAIGDQLTCIYVDHGFMRKNESEQVKDTFIGKFHLNLDFVDASERFMAKVKGISEPEEKRKRIGNEFIRLFEDEARKLGQIDFLVQGTLYPDIVESGTETAETIKTHHNVGGLPEDMQFELIEPLRMLFKDEVREVGLELGLPEEIVWRQPFPGPGLAIRIIGEITPEKLDHLREADAIVREEIIKAGLHMEVWQYFAVLPSIRSVGVMGDGRTYGYPIVLRAVTSDDAMTADWAKLPYELLEVISNRIVNEVHGVNRVVYDITSKPPGTIEWE
- a CDS encoding YmaF family protein is translated as MVQTAKSPPNHNHGSSTHTSCDYGHSHQCLDISGIAISTGDSHVHHSENFVLYEHGHTHYYKAVSSPSIPLKNGWHAHNWDFYTTVDNGHRHRISGVDMATPGF